cgttgagcagggggctggactagatggcctgtgtggccccttccaactctatgattctgtgattctatgattctaggtgctgTTGCAGGAGTGGGCGGGTTTGCTCAGTTGAAAGCAAGAGGCTGGGCTGGATTTATTGCTGCTTCTGGGATATTTCGTTCCCCCCTCTTCAGAATTCTTGCCCAAAGCAAGAAGGACCTttgaacacacaaacacacgtagCTGACCTCTGTTGAATCAGACCACAGGTCCTTCCGGTTCTGTATGGCCggctaaggtctttcccatcacccattgcctggctcttttaacgggagatgcctggattgaacctgagacccttTATGTGCCATATATATACACCGAATCAGAcgcttggtccatcaaggccagtcttgtcctattcagactggcagctgctctccagggtctcaggctgtcgtctttcccatctcctcctgctcggtccttttaactggagatgccggggattgaaccagggaccttctgcatgccgagcagaggctctgtcactgagccagggtctcaggtgaaggtctttcccatccagacctgcctggtccttttaactggagatgccggggattgaacctgggaccttctgcctgccaagcagaggctctgtcactgagccagggtcccagatcaaggtctttcccatccagacctgcctggtccttttaactggagatgccagggattgaacctgggaccttctgcatgccaagcagaggctctgccactgagccagggtctcaggtcaaggtgtttcccatcccctcctgtctggtcttttctaactggagatgccggggattgaacctgggaccttctgcctgccaagcagagactccaCCCCTGAGCCAGGGCCCATTCTCTGAGCTATGGTTCCTTCAGCTTGTTCCCACAGGTTCTTGCTTATTCAGATGTGCCCACGGCAAGGGCCAGGTGGAATGTGGTTCTGCTAGTGTTGCTGGTGAGGGACAGGACAGGTGACATGGCTCCTGCCTGTGCCATCGGAGAGCTTTGAAGTCGGGCTGCTTTGATCCTCACGGCTGCTTTGATGGTACGGCCGGCGTCATCCTAGGCCAGGCCTTCTCTACCTGGgatttctcgatggccctggaagggtttcccaaacgggtgggagtgaattaactTTTAAGATAAGATATTtcttaaatgtattaaaaatgtatcaggtgatgtgtccgtatatggtcatgtcaaaccacccacctccctccccaaatggccaatgaggggcctggagggggtgggaaggggaggggatccgggtgggcgtgtccacagctctgcttcccagccacattctgcaggattgcaccacttatggggtttcttgaagcctgaagaatgtttcaggggtttctcaagggtaaaaaatgttgaggaaggctggcctaGGGGGAAGTGGGGCAGTTGCCAGGGCCTAGGGTTTCTAAGAGGGCCTTTTGCTGCTCCAGTTATAAGGGACAACAATGTCTTTAAGCCggggccagttccaggttgggggcACCCCTGTCTGCCCCCCACCagtccctctccctcttccttcccacccctcctccccaccggcCCAGGGACCCTCCTCCTGCTTGGAAACTGCCCCACTGTCCACACTCAGGGGCCGTCCGGTCGCCCGCCTTTCCCTGGCAGAGAGAGCTGTCCGCCCTGGGTCGGAATCGGAAGGTGGAATTGAGTTAAGAACCAGGAAGTTTTAAAAGATCTGAATGCCCAGGCCCAATGATTTTTGCATTTATTACaaagtaagtaaaaaaaaatagatgtaTGGTGAGGACCAAGAACGATTACTCTTGAACCCAATCCAGACCCATTTCGGCCCCTtggggagccagcgtggtgtcgtggttaagagcagcggcttctaatctggcgagccgggtttgatcctctACTCCTCCTGCTCGTTATGtcaactggctgaccttgggctagtcacagtcctgatagatctgttctcgcagagcagttcttacagagctctccATTCCCACCCATCTCCCAGGgttgctgttgtggggaggggaagggaaggtgattgttagtcatgtttgagcagtgaaaagcggggtatacaaaccaactcttcttcttcttctcagtggaCAAACGAATAGCCTTTAgcaaggagctgggggggggtcgGTGGAAGTGAGCCCCACCAAACGTCCTGGACTCTAGCAGGTGCCCCCCCACCTCAGGGTACCCTGACACTGGGCCTCCTCTCAAAATTCAACTGGAATCCCACAGTCTGAGGCATTGTGGTGGTTGACAGAGGTAGTTTgtgcttcctctgcagagcaaacCTCCATTTTCTTGGGGTTCTCCCATCCTATTACTGACCagggtttagcttctgagatctgagcagTTCAGGGTTCacacatcagaagaagaagaagaagaagaagagttggttcttatatgccgcttttccctacctgaaggaggctcaaagcggcttacagtcgccttccctttcctctccccacaacagacaccctgtgaggtgagtgaggctgagagagccctgagattactgaagaagaagaagagttggttcttatatgccgcttttccctacccgaaggaggctcaaagcggcttacagtcgccttccctttcctctccccacaacagacaccctgtggggtgggtgaggctgagagagccctgatatcactgcccggtcagaacagttttatcagtgccgtggcgagcccaaggtcacccagctggctgcatgtgggggagtgcagaatcgaacccagcatgccagattagaagtccgcactcctaaccacgacaccaaactggcagcaaggaaggggagaaagtgcCCTGAGCTTGCTTCAATTGTCCAGTTTCCTCTCCCGCCACGAGAAGAAAGAGCAGAGCAGGAAGATCACAAAGGAGGGAAGAAATGAATAGTGAATGAAAGGACGTTTGTCAAGAAGTAGAGTGACATCAAGTTAGCATTGATCTTGGGCCAGTGGGATCTGAGTTCGAAACCCGTCCGAGACACAAAGCTGACTTGGGTGACCTCGGCCTGTCCAGTCACCCTTAGTCtacccctacctcacagggttgttgtgaggataaaataaggaGGGGAGAAACAGGTGTTCCACTATTCAAGGAAGCGTGAGATGAAAACGTGCTAAAGCCTTGAGCTGGGAAGCCGCCGCTTCAAATCtcatctcagcctccttttcttcccAGCCTTGGAAGCCTAGCCCATCCGCCGCATCAGGAAAATGAGACCGGCCTACCCtgtagggctgttgtgaagattgcCCCAATAAGGTTTGCAAAAGCACGTCGAGCACGGGAAGCGTGGCATGTACAAAAGATTATGAAGGATACAAAGGACTTTTAACCTGGCTTGTTGTCAACTGAGGAAACCTGACGCTGCCTTTGAGTCCAAAAACAGGCAAGGAAGTCTACGTAGGTGCAACAGCTGCTAGCCTCCCTTCATCTCTTATGACCTCAGAACCTCCCATTAGTCTGTTCTCCCCAGTTAAATTGTGGTCTGTTAAGTGCTTTCGGGTCAAGGAAGGGACCTTTCGTAAAAACCTGCCTTTGCAGAGCCCCTCGTACCCCCCATGGCCCAGCACTTATTAAAGCTGCATTATCTCATCAGTTGATCAGTCAGATCCCTCCCTTTCGGCCCACTAAAAACTCAACTCCGATTAATCGGGCAGTGGATTTTCAATTATTTCGTTGCTGCTGCTTTGTTAAGCGTGATACAAAATTGGTGGGCAGCAAGCTTCTTCTTTCCTGCAAGGAAAGCCTCTTCTCTTtcgtatcaggaaaaaaattgttcacagtcagagcagttcagcagtggaataggctgcctaaggaatcatagagttggaaggggccatacaggccatctagtccaaccccctgctcaacgcaggaaagtggtgaaggaggtggtgagctccccctcactggcagtctccaagcaaaggttggatacacacttttcttggatgctttaggatgctttgggctgatcctgcgttgagcagggggttggactagatggcctctatggcccctaccaactctatggttctatgattctctcctACAAGGACAAGCGGACGCCAACCCTGCGCCAAGCACCCAAAAACCCCGCCCAGGTTTGGGACCACCCTTTGGACTTCGACACAAATCCGTGCGGCGTGAATCGCCGCACAGACTGACTGATGAAAACGCAACAGGCTGTTTTTTTCGGAAACGGGGGAAGCCCTCAGAGGCATTTTTAAACATCGGTACCTCGATGCCGTGACGCCGGGCGGGCCCTCTACTTGTCCATCATCACCCGCACGAACTCCTCGTAGTTCACCTTCCCGTCCCCGTCCCTGTCGGCCTCCTTGATCATCTCGTCCACCTCTTCGTCCGTCAGCTTCTCCCCCAGGTTGGTCATGACGTGCCGCAGCTCGGCCGCGCAGATGTACCCGTTCCCGTCCTTGTCGAAGACCCGGAAGGCGTCCCGGATCTCCTCTTCGCCATCCGACTCTCGGGTCCTCTTGGCCATGAGGGAGAGGAATTCGGGGAAGTCGATGGTGCCGCTGCCGTTGGCGTCGATCTCGCTGATCATGCCCTGCAGTTCGGCCTCGGTCGGGTTGTGCCCGAGGGACCTCATGACGGTGCCCAGTTCCCTGGTGGTGATGGCCCCGTCGCCATCCTTGTCGAAGAGGGAGAAGGCCTCCTTGAACTCCGCGAGCTGCTCTTCGGTGAGGCGCCGTGCCATGCTGCCGTCTCGGATCGCTCGCCCGGCTCCGTGTGTCTCAGGAGCGCCGCAGCCTCGCTACCCCAGCCGAAACAGGAAAAACTGGCACGGGGAGAGAAAGGGTTGAaggccacccacccacaccctctCCAGGGCCTAAGGCCTGCCAGCGGGGCCTCCCCCTCTCTGCGGTGATGAAAGAGGGGAGAGGATGAGACTTGCCGGGGCGGGCAGGGCCCTTGTCGGGTTCCCGGAGGTAGGGAGTGCCCCTCAATCAACACCCAGCGCTTCTGCAGGCCTAGAAAGGGAGAGAGACGGAGGGGGGCATGACAACGCGCCAGGTGGCTTCTTCACACGGCAGAGCCCTGCTTGAGGTTCCGTCCGCAGGAGCCTTCGTGCTTCTGGTTTGGGGCACTTTGAGTTCACCGCTGGGGAGTGGAGATTGTTCTTCCCCAGGTGCTCTGCCGGCATGGCTACGGGGCGTGCTTATCTTCCCCAGATTCAGGCCTTGATGGAGTCTCCTTCAGGCCAGGGGTCTTGAGGTCAGTTCCGGGAGCTGAAGACTGGATGAAAGCGGGTGGACCAGGAGTCCCCAAGGTGGTGCCCGCAGGGACCAtgccctgcccccttccctgctgccattctctccagggggactgatctctgtaatctggagatctgctgtaatcctgggagatttcCAAGGCTCTCCTGGACGACGGCAGTCTTCCCAACTGGGCATCCGGAAGGTCGGCAAGGAAAAGGACATCAGCTTTGTGTGTTTACAGTCCCGCTCAGTTAGCAGATTTGGGCCGCTCTTGCTTGTTTCCCCTCTTTCAGctcgggttgccagcctccaggtgagacaggGTACTCCAAGGTAACCTGTGTGCACAGAGGTCTCCTTGGAGTACCTTCTGCATTTTGTCTTCTGTCTGTGCACACACACCTCCTTCTTTCTTgtctaatctccaggtgggacccagaaaCTTCCCAGAATTGCAAGTAATCTCCAGAAGACAGGGACCAGTTCACTCAGAGAagctggctgctctggagggtggactctgtggccttaggccttgctgaggtccctccaggGTTCCTGGCCATGGCTTGGCAAATACTTGGAGATGATGAGGGTGAAACCTGAGGAAGGTTTAGGGGAGGGAAGGGCTTCAAGGGGCTATAATTCGGGTTGCCAGCTGCCCCCGGCCACAAGCAGGGGATGAGGGGGTAGGATTGCAAAGATTTCATCTGGCAAGGACAGCTCCTGGAGGATTGCAAGACGGAATTAAGGCCCATTCCATTCTGCTGCCCAGTCCTTGAACATAGATgattaagaatgtaagagaaactgtgctagatcaggccaatggccctgcCAGTCCAAACCCaggcagctgaggctgagagagctctgagagaactgtgcctggcccaaggttacccagctggctgcatgtgcaggagggggagaatgaaacccagttctccagattagaaaccaccgctcttcTTAATCACCTTTGTGAGAGGTAAAAACT
Above is a window of Paroedura picta isolate Pp20150507F chromosome 5, Ppicta_v3.0, whole genome shotgun sequence DNA encoding:
- the LOC143838660 gene encoding neo-calmodulin-like, translated to MARRLTEEQLAEFKEAFSLFDKDGDGAITTRELGTVMRSLGHNPTEAELQGMISEIDANGSGTIDFPEFLSLMAKRTRESDGEEEIRDAFRVFDKDGNGYICAAELRHVMTNLGEKLTDEEVDEMIKEADRDGDGKVNYEEFVRVMMDK